One region of Oryza sativa Japonica Group chromosome 5, ASM3414082v1 genomic DNA includes:
- the LOC4339125 gene encoding B3 domain-containing protein Os05g0481400 yields MAAEAGSAAAGAAYEEERRKRVLENLKHLEDLGIKKMSKSLLEAARLQKSTRASPKPRKKFEVGATEVRRSSRARNSVSYKENFDELNSFLCRRRGSRIRSTEQGRDYTGRVASYEQQQRAFKKAERLQNSLDPENPSFVKTMVRSHVSSCFWLGLPTRFCKLHLPPKEYKMVLEDEEGGEFDSVYIGNRTGLSGGWRGFAMHHNLEDGDSLVFELAEPDRFKIYIIKAVDEDANESEPADEEAIGDKDTSTEDAAEQDDSPNAEPLKGTKRRKLRGRR; encoded by the exons atggcggcggaggccggcagcgcggccgccggcgccgcctacgAGGAGGAGCGCCGGAAGCGGGTCCTCGAGAACCTCAAGCACCTCGAG GATCTGGGCATAAAGAAGATGTCCAAGAGCTTGCTGGAGGCGGCGAGATTGCAGAAG AGCACTCGTGCCAGCCCCAAGCCGCGGAAGAAGTTTGAGGTTGGGGCCACTGAAGTGAGGCGTTCATCGAGGGCGCGCAACTCGGTTTCGTACAAAGAGAAT TTTGATGAACTCAACAGTTTTCTATGCCGTAGAAG GGGCAGTAGGATTAGGAGCACAGAGCAGGGGAGGGATTACACCGGAAGAGTTGCCTCTTATGAACAGCAACAACGTGCTTTCAAAAAAGCTGAGAGACTTCAAAATAGTCTAGACCCTGAGAACCCGTCGTTTGTTAAGACCATGGTTCGATCACATGTGTCCAGCTGCTTTTGGCTT GGTCTTCCAACTAGATTCTGCAAATTGCATCTGCCTCCCAAAGAGTATAAGATGGTCTTGGAGGATGAAGAGGGTGGTGAATTTGATTCTGTCTACATTGGGAACCGTACAGGCCTAAGTGGTGGATGGAGAGGTTTTGCGATGCACCACAACTTGGAAGATGGTGATTCATTGGTCTTTGAATTGGCTGAACCAGACAGATTTAAG ATCTACATCATAAAAGCTGTTGATGAGGATGCAAATGAGTCTGAGCCTGCTGATGAGGAAGCTATTGGGGACAAGGACACCAGTACAGAGGATGCAGCTGAGCAGGATGACTCACCTAATGCTGAACCTTTAAAAGGAACTAAGAGGAGAAAACTCCGTGGACGCCGGTAG
- the SNAT1 gene encoding serotonin N-acetyltransferase 1, chloroplastic, translated as MAPAASASASAVVTPSSFRCVPTASCGLGARGKAPAPRRLLHDHAQGKKRAAATWSLKAGLWDSLRSGFLKSNNSTETVEPPSAPIEEEEPLPEELVLLERTLADGSTEQIIFSSAGDVNVYDLQALCDKVGWPRRPLTKIAASLRNSYLVATLHSVTMPSKAEGEERKQLIGMARATSDHAFNATIWDVLVDPSYQGQGLGKALMEKVIRTLLQRDISNITLFADNKVVDFYKNLGFEADPQGIKGMFWYPRF; from the exons atggcgcccgccgcctccgcctccgcctccgccgtcgtcaCACCGTCCTCTTTCAGATGCGTCCCCACGGCGTCGTGCGGTTTGGGGGCCCGGGGTAAagcccccgcgccgcgccggcttCTCCACGACCACGCGCAAG GTAAAAAACGGGCTGCGGCAACTTGGTCCTTGAAGGCTGGTCTGTGGGACTCCCTTAGATCCGG ATTTTTGAAGAGTAATAACAGTACAGAGACAGTAGAGCCACCATCAGCACCAATTGAAGAGGAAGAACCTTTGCCCGAGGAACTAGTACTCCTAGAAAGGACACTTGCTGATGGCAGCACAGAGCAGATCATATTTTCTTCAGCTGGAGATGTTAATGTGTATGATCTCCAAGCTTTATGCGACAAG GTGGGATGGCCACGCAGACCCCTAACCAAAATAGCAGCATCCTTAAGAAACAGTTACCTGGTTGCTACACTACATTCAGTTACTATGCCTTCAAAAGCAG agggagaagagaggaagcAACTAATTGGTATGGCGCGAGCAACTTCAGACCATGCCTTTAATGCTACCATTTGGGATGTTCTCGTTGACCCTTCATATCAG GGTCAAGGTCTTGGTAAAGCGTTAATGGAGAAAGTAATCCGAACTTTGCTCCAGAGAGACATCAGCAATATTACGCTGTTTGCAGATAACAAAG TTGTAGATTTCTACAAGAACTTGGGATTCGAAGCTGACCCTCAAGGCATCAAGGGCATGTTCTGGTACCCCAGATTTTAG
- the LOC4339125 gene encoding B3 domain-containing protein Os05g0481400 isoform X1, which translates to MAAEAGSAAAGAAYEEERRKRVLENLKHLEDLGIKKMSKSLLEAARLQKSTRASPKPRKKFEVGATEVRRSSRARNSVSYKENFDELNSFLCRRRGSRIRSTEQGRDYTGRVASYEQQQRAFKKAERLQNSLDPENPSFVKTMVRSHVSSCFWLGLPTRFCKLHLPPKEYKMVLEDEEGGEFDSVYIGNRTGLSGGWRGFAMHHNLEDGDSLVFELAEPDRFKIYIIKAVDEDANESEPADEEAIGDKDTSTEDAAEQDDSPNAEPLKGTKRRKLRGRRLWVFHKTITTLFVAATDRVFTIIGRFR; encoded by the exons atggcggcggaggccggcagcgcggccgccggcgccgcctacgAGGAGGAGCGCCGGAAGCGGGTCCTCGAGAACCTCAAGCACCTCGAG GATCTGGGCATAAAGAAGATGTCCAAGAGCTTGCTGGAGGCGGCGAGATTGCAGAAG AGCACTCGTGCCAGCCCCAAGCCGCGGAAGAAGTTTGAGGTTGGGGCCACTGAAGTGAGGCGTTCATCGAGGGCGCGCAACTCGGTTTCGTACAAAGAGAAT TTTGATGAACTCAACAGTTTTCTATGCCGTAGAAG GGGCAGTAGGATTAGGAGCACAGAGCAGGGGAGGGATTACACCGGAAGAGTTGCCTCTTATGAACAGCAACAACGTGCTTTCAAAAAAGCTGAGAGACTTCAAAATAGTCTAGACCCTGAGAACCCGTCGTTTGTTAAGACCATGGTTCGATCACATGTGTCCAGCTGCTTTTGGCTT GGTCTTCCAACTAGATTCTGCAAATTGCATCTGCCTCCCAAAGAGTATAAGATGGTCTTGGAGGATGAAGAGGGTGGTGAATTTGATTCTGTCTACATTGGGAACCGTACAGGCCTAAGTGGTGGATGGAGAGGTTTTGCGATGCACCACAACTTGGAAGATGGTGATTCATTGGTCTTTGAATTGGCTGAACCAGACAGATTTAAG ATCTACATCATAAAAGCTGTTGATGAGGATGCAAATGAGTCTGAGCCTGCTGATGAGGAAGCTATTGGGGACAAGGACACCAGTACAGAGGATGCAGCTGAGCAGGATGACTCACCTAATGCTGAACCTTTAAAAGGAACTAAGAGGAGAAAACTCCGTGGACGCCG ATTATGGGTGTTCCACAAGACCATAACCACCCTTTTTGTTGCAGCTACGGACAGAGTGTTCACCATCATAGGTAGGTTTAGATAA
- the LOC9272054 gene encoding probable LRR receptor-like serine/threonine-protein kinase At1g06840 isoform X1: MINFGGVLCAVTLVVLLPFLEAADGKSTDPSEVSALMAIKGSLVDPMNNLKNWNRGDPCTKNWTGVFCHDLGDTYLHVTELQLFRRNLSGNLVPEVSLLSQLKILDFMWNNLTGNIPKEIGNITTLKLILLNGNQLSGLLPDEIGNLQSLTRLQVDQNHLSGAIPKSFANLRSVKHLHMNNNSLSGQIPSELSRLNTLLHLLVDNNNLSGPLPPELAAAKSLKILQADNNNFSGSSIPTLYYNMSGLFKLSLRNCSLQGAIPDLSAIPQLDYLDLSWNQLTGSIPTNKLASNITTIDLSHNMLNGTIPSNFSGLPYLQLLSLKNNLLDGSVPSEIWAGVNPNRNGSLVLDFQNNSLNMLPAEISPPPPNVTVVLYGNPICENSSETLIINLCRLQSINLEKSKQETSTAMVCGACPTEKNYEYNPSFSDQCFCAVPLGVGLRLKSPGVTDFHPYENAFKIDLTSLLQLFPYQLYIENYIWEVGPRLNMHLKLFPSNTSLFNMSEVVRLRHVLAGWEITLLDVFGPYELLNFTLGSYEDEYPNLASSGLSKAALGGILASTIASAIALSAVVTALIMRRNSRTNRISRRSLSRFSVKIDGVRCFTYEEMASATNNFDMSAQVGQGGYGIVYKGILADGTIVAIKRAHEDSLQGSTEFCTEIELLSRLHHRNLVALVGYCDEENEQMLVYEFMPNGTLRDHLSGKSKPPLGFGLRLHIALGASKGILYLHTDADPPIFHRDVKASNILLDSKYVAKVADFGLSRLAPVPDVEGALPAHVSTVVKGTPGYLDPEYFLTHKLTDKSDVYSLGVVFLELLTGMKPIEHGKNIVREVKKAYRSGNISEIMDTRMGLCSPECVDSFLQLAMKCSRDETDARPSMTEIVRELELILKIMPEGDLIQLETPQTYSGRAMSKDPMSKSTSNSTNGNYLASSQTFTSVDASSSGVLSGMVSPR; this comes from the exons ATGATCAATTTCGGAGGAGTACTCTGTGCAGTTACCCTTGTGGTGTTGCTCCCCTTCTTAGAGGCTGCAGATGGAAAATCTACTGATCCTTCAGAAG TCAGTGCACTTATGGCTATCAAGGGAAGCTTAGTTGATCCTATGAACAACCTCAAGAATTGGAATAGGGGAGATCCATGCACAAAAAATTGGACAGGGGTCTTCTGCCATGATTTGGGTGATACATATCTTCATGTAACAGAACT GCAACTGTTTAGGAGGAACCTCTCTGGAAATTTGGTACCAGAGGTCAGTCTTTTATCTCAGCTGAAAATATT GGATTTTATGTGGAACAATTTAACAGGCAACATCCCAAAAGAGATAGGCAATATCACTACGCTCAAACTTAT ATTATTAAATGGAAATCAGCTCTCTGGTCTTTTACCAGATGAGATTGGCAACCTTCAAAGCTTAACAAGGTTACAGGTTGACCAAAACCATCTATCCGGCGCAATACCTAAATCATTTGCCAACTTAAGAAGTGTGAAGCATCT TCACATGAATAATAATTCATTAAGTGGGCAAATCCCGTCCGAATTGTCCAGACTGAATACACTTTTGCACCT CCTTGTTGATAACAACAATTTGTCTGGGCCTCTTCCTCCAGAACTAGCTGCGGCAAAAAGCTTGAAAATACT TCAGGCTGACAATAATAACTTCAGCGGGAGTTCCATCCCTACTCTGTATTACAACATGTCCGGACTATTTAAACT GAGTCTTCGAAACTGCAGTTTGCAGGGTGCTATTCCTGATCTGAGTGCCATACCTCAACTGGACTATTT GGATCTTAGCTGGAACCAGCTGACAGGATCTATCCCAACTAATAAGCTTGCTTCAAATATCACTACAAT TGATTTGTCACATAACATGCTTAATGGAACTATTCCATCGAACTTTTCAGGGCTTCCTTATCTTCAGCTATT GTCACTTAAAAATAATCTTTTAGATGGTTCTGTTCCCTCGGAAATTTGGGCTGGCGTCAACCCTAACAGAAACGGAAGCCTTGTACT GGACTTCCAAAATAATTCTCTCAATATGCTTCCAGCTGAAATTAGTCCTCCTCCACCAAATGTTACTGTCGT GTTATATGGAAATCCTATATGTGAGAATTCTAGTGAAACTCTGATAATCAACCTTTGCCGCCTCCAGTCAATAAACCTGGAAAAATCTAAACAGGAAACAAGCACTGCCATGGTTTGTGGAGCTTGCCCGACAGAAAAAAATTATGAGTACAATCCTTCATTCTCGGACCAATGTTTTTGTGCGGTGCCACTTGGAGTTGGACTTCGGTTGAAGAGTCCAGGAGTCACAGACTTTCATCCATACGAAAATGCTTTCAAGATTGACCTAACTTCTTTGTTGCAGTTGTTTCCTTACCAGCTATATATTGAGAACTACATATGGGAAGTTGGTCCAAGGCTAAATATGCACCTAAAGTTATTTCCAAGCAATACAAGTTTGTTCAACATGTCTGAGGTTGTCCGACTCAGACACGTACTTGCTGGATGGGAAATTACACTTTTAGATGTATTTGGTCCATATGAGCTTCTCAATTTCACACTTGGTTCCTATGAAGATG aaTATCCAAATCTAGCTTCATCAGGTTTAAGCAAAGCTGCACTGGGTGGTATCTTGGCAAGCACAATAGCTAGTGCTATTGCACTTTCTGCAGTAGTTACTGCTCTTATAATGAGAAGGAATTCAAGAACTAATAGAATTTCAAGACGTTCAT TGTCGAGATTTTCTGTCAAAATTGATGGGGTCAGATGCTTCACATATGAAGAAATGGCTTCTGCTACAAATAATTTTGATATGTCAGCTCAAGTTGGTCAAGGAGGTTATGGAATAGTCTATAAAGGAATTCTAGCTGATGGAACAATTGTTGCAATCAAAAGGGCACACGAGGATTCTCTTCAAGGTTCAACAGAGTTTTGCACAGAAATAGAGCTGTTGTCTAGATTGCATCATCGCAATCTGGTTGCGTTGGTTGGTTACTGTGATGAAGAAAATGAACAG aTGCTAGTTTATGAATTCATGCCGAATGGCACTTTACGTGATCATCTTTCTG GAAAGTCCAAACCACCTCTCGGTTTTGGTTTGAGGCTGCACATTGCATTGGGTGCTTCAAAGGGAATTCTGTATCTCCACACCGATGCAGATCCTCCTATATTTCACCGTGATGTTAAGGCCAGCAATATTTTGTTGGATTCTAAATATGTCGCCAAGGTAGCTGACTTCGGTCTTTCGAGGCTTGCTCCAGTACCAGATGTTGAAGGGGCTTTACCAGCTCATGTCTCCACCGTTGTTAAGGGCACCCCT GGGTATCTTGATCCAGAATACTTCCTAACTCATAAATTGACGGATAAAAGTGATGTGTACAGCCTTGGGGTTGTTTTTCTTGAATTGTTGACCGGGATGAAGCCTATTGAGCATGGTAAAAACATAGTGAGAGAG GTAAAAAAAGCTTACCGATCAGGCAATATATCTGAAATCATGGATACCCGGATGGGCTTGTGTTCTCCAGAGTGTGTGGATAGCTTCCTCCAACTTGCAATGAAGTGCTCTCGGGATGAGACTGACGCTCGGCCATCCATGACAGAGATTGTTAGAGAACTTGAGCTCATCTTGAAGATAATGCCAGAGGGTGATCTTATCCAGCTGGAAACTCCACAGACATACTCAGGACGTGCTATGAGCAAGGACCCTATGAGTAAATCTACATCAAATTCAACAAATGGGAATTACTTGGCCTCATCTCAAACTTTTACTAGTGTTGATGCAAGTAGTAGCGGCGTGCTTTCTGGGATGGTGAGTCCTCGGTAA
- the LOC107281111 gene encoding uncharacterized protein: MLWWFVTRIQIYTNTCVNAVNNGISPRYSFDSIYLSYDGVIWRHRKIVAFVVRHPKIVYLLVDTVKSVEQRRDGGHSGAAAAAHRRGSPPTVTTHGGIPPNSVRLALQWRRWWWPPPLFLRLHGQLPPVEVTEWGTSMTARREKIGTLSLLLRLLVVLQPWNNLLF, from the exons atgctTTGGTGGTTCGTCACCCGcatccaaatatacaccaacacttgtgtAAATG CCGTCAACAACGGGATCTCTCCTAGATATTCGTTCGACAGCATCTACCTCTCCTACGACGGCGTAATTTGGC gacaccgaAAGATTGTGGCCTTTGTTGTGAGACACCCgaagatcgtgtatttgctcgtggacactgtaaaaagtg TGGAGCAGAGGCGCGACGGCGGCCacagcggggcggcggcggcggcgcatcgccGGGGTTCACCGCCGACAGTGACGACGCACGGCGGCATCCCG CCAAACTCCGTGCGGCTGGCGTTGCagtggcggcgatggtggtggccTCCTCCGCTCTTCCTCCGCCTCCATGGACAGCTGCCACCAGTGGAGGTGACAGAGTGggggacatcgatgacggcgagaAGGGAGAAGATCGGTACCCTTTCGCTGCTGCTGCGACTTCTTGTTGTGCTTCAGCCATGGAACAATCTGCTGTTCTGA
- the LOC9272054 gene encoding probable LRR receptor-like serine/threonine-protein kinase At1g06840 isoform X2, protein MWNNLTGNIPKEIGNITTLKLILLNGNQLSGLLPDEIGNLQSLTRLQVDQNHLSGAIPKSFANLRSVKHLHMNNNSLSGQIPSELSRLNTLLHLLVDNNNLSGPLPPELAAAKSLKILQADNNNFSGSSIPTLYYNMSGLFKLSLRNCSLQGAIPDLSAIPQLDYLDLSWNQLTGSIPTNKLASNITTIDLSHNMLNGTIPSNFSGLPYLQLLSLKNNLLDGSVPSEIWAGVNPNRNGSLVLDFQNNSLNMLPAEISPPPPNVTVVLYGNPICENSSETLIINLCRLQSINLEKSKQETSTAMVCGACPTEKNYEYNPSFSDQCFCAVPLGVGLRLKSPGVTDFHPYENAFKIDLTSLLQLFPYQLYIENYIWEVGPRLNMHLKLFPSNTSLFNMSEVVRLRHVLAGWEITLLDVFGPYELLNFTLGSYEDEYPNLASSGLSKAALGGILASTIASAIALSAVVTALIMRRNSRTNRISRRSLSRFSVKIDGVRCFTYEEMASATNNFDMSAQVGQGGYGIVYKGILADGTIVAIKRAHEDSLQGSTEFCTEIELLSRLHHRNLVALVGYCDEENEQMLVYEFMPNGTLRDHLSGKSKPPLGFGLRLHIALGASKGILYLHTDADPPIFHRDVKASNILLDSKYVAKVADFGLSRLAPVPDVEGALPAHVSTVVKGTPGYLDPEYFLTHKLTDKSDVYSLGVVFLELLTGMKPIEHGKNIVREVKKAYRSGNISEIMDTRMGLCSPECVDSFLQLAMKCSRDETDARPSMTEIVRELELILKIMPEGDLIQLETPQTYSGRAMSKDPMSKSTSNSTNGNYLASSQTFTSVDASSSGVLSGMVSPR, encoded by the exons ATGTGGAACAATTTAACAGGCAACATCCCAAAAGAGATAGGCAATATCACTACGCTCAAACTTAT ATTATTAAATGGAAATCAGCTCTCTGGTCTTTTACCAGATGAGATTGGCAACCTTCAAAGCTTAACAAGGTTACAGGTTGACCAAAACCATCTATCCGGCGCAATACCTAAATCATTTGCCAACTTAAGAAGTGTGAAGCATCT TCACATGAATAATAATTCATTAAGTGGGCAAATCCCGTCCGAATTGTCCAGACTGAATACACTTTTGCACCT CCTTGTTGATAACAACAATTTGTCTGGGCCTCTTCCTCCAGAACTAGCTGCGGCAAAAAGCTTGAAAATACT TCAGGCTGACAATAATAACTTCAGCGGGAGTTCCATCCCTACTCTGTATTACAACATGTCCGGACTATTTAAACT GAGTCTTCGAAACTGCAGTTTGCAGGGTGCTATTCCTGATCTGAGTGCCATACCTCAACTGGACTATTT GGATCTTAGCTGGAACCAGCTGACAGGATCTATCCCAACTAATAAGCTTGCTTCAAATATCACTACAAT TGATTTGTCACATAACATGCTTAATGGAACTATTCCATCGAACTTTTCAGGGCTTCCTTATCTTCAGCTATT GTCACTTAAAAATAATCTTTTAGATGGTTCTGTTCCCTCGGAAATTTGGGCTGGCGTCAACCCTAACAGAAACGGAAGCCTTGTACT GGACTTCCAAAATAATTCTCTCAATATGCTTCCAGCTGAAATTAGTCCTCCTCCACCAAATGTTACTGTCGT GTTATATGGAAATCCTATATGTGAGAATTCTAGTGAAACTCTGATAATCAACCTTTGCCGCCTCCAGTCAATAAACCTGGAAAAATCTAAACAGGAAACAAGCACTGCCATGGTTTGTGGAGCTTGCCCGACAGAAAAAAATTATGAGTACAATCCTTCATTCTCGGACCAATGTTTTTGTGCGGTGCCACTTGGAGTTGGACTTCGGTTGAAGAGTCCAGGAGTCACAGACTTTCATCCATACGAAAATGCTTTCAAGATTGACCTAACTTCTTTGTTGCAGTTGTTTCCTTACCAGCTATATATTGAGAACTACATATGGGAAGTTGGTCCAAGGCTAAATATGCACCTAAAGTTATTTCCAAGCAATACAAGTTTGTTCAACATGTCTGAGGTTGTCCGACTCAGACACGTACTTGCTGGATGGGAAATTACACTTTTAGATGTATTTGGTCCATATGAGCTTCTCAATTTCACACTTGGTTCCTATGAAGATG aaTATCCAAATCTAGCTTCATCAGGTTTAAGCAAAGCTGCACTGGGTGGTATCTTGGCAAGCACAATAGCTAGTGCTATTGCACTTTCTGCAGTAGTTACTGCTCTTATAATGAGAAGGAATTCAAGAACTAATAGAATTTCAAGACGTTCAT TGTCGAGATTTTCTGTCAAAATTGATGGGGTCAGATGCTTCACATATGAAGAAATGGCTTCTGCTACAAATAATTTTGATATGTCAGCTCAAGTTGGTCAAGGAGGTTATGGAATAGTCTATAAAGGAATTCTAGCTGATGGAACAATTGTTGCAATCAAAAGGGCACACGAGGATTCTCTTCAAGGTTCAACAGAGTTTTGCACAGAAATAGAGCTGTTGTCTAGATTGCATCATCGCAATCTGGTTGCGTTGGTTGGTTACTGTGATGAAGAAAATGAACAG aTGCTAGTTTATGAATTCATGCCGAATGGCACTTTACGTGATCATCTTTCTG GAAAGTCCAAACCACCTCTCGGTTTTGGTTTGAGGCTGCACATTGCATTGGGTGCTTCAAAGGGAATTCTGTATCTCCACACCGATGCAGATCCTCCTATATTTCACCGTGATGTTAAGGCCAGCAATATTTTGTTGGATTCTAAATATGTCGCCAAGGTAGCTGACTTCGGTCTTTCGAGGCTTGCTCCAGTACCAGATGTTGAAGGGGCTTTACCAGCTCATGTCTCCACCGTTGTTAAGGGCACCCCT GGGTATCTTGATCCAGAATACTTCCTAACTCATAAATTGACGGATAAAAGTGATGTGTACAGCCTTGGGGTTGTTTTTCTTGAATTGTTGACCGGGATGAAGCCTATTGAGCATGGTAAAAACATAGTGAGAGAG GTAAAAAAAGCTTACCGATCAGGCAATATATCTGAAATCATGGATACCCGGATGGGCTTGTGTTCTCCAGAGTGTGTGGATAGCTTCCTCCAACTTGCAATGAAGTGCTCTCGGGATGAGACTGACGCTCGGCCATCCATGACAGAGATTGTTAGAGAACTTGAGCTCATCTTGAAGATAATGCCAGAGGGTGATCTTATCCAGCTGGAAACTCCACAGACATACTCAGGACGTGCTATGAGCAAGGACCCTATGAGTAAATCTACATCAAATTCAACAAATGGGAATTACTTGGCCTCATCTCAAACTTTTACTAGTGTTGATGCAAGTAGTAGCGGCGTGCTTTCTGGGATGGTGAGTCCTCGGTAA